A portion of the Mesobacillus jeotgali genome contains these proteins:
- a CDS encoding chromate transporter, producing the protein MIYIKIFLAFFIPGILGYGGGPASIPLIENEVVDRYEWMTVNEFSEVLAMGNALPGPIATKMAGYIGYTEGGVLGAIVGVFASVAPSLVLMIGLLGLLMKFKDSARVKRLTIVVRPVIAVLLGVMTYDFFFSSYEGIGLTQTILLGGISFVLMEKLKVHPAYVIAGALVYGALVLA; encoded by the coding sequence ATGATTTATATCAAAATATTTCTGGCATTTTTCATACCAGGAATTTTAGGATATGGCGGCGGGCCAGCCTCCATCCCGTTGATTGAGAATGAAGTAGTGGACCGTTATGAATGGATGACTGTCAATGAATTCAGTGAAGTACTGGCAATGGGCAACGCTCTTCCTGGACCGATTGCGACGAAGATGGCCGGGTATATCGGATATACAGAAGGCGGCGTCCTTGGCGCGATAGTCGGGGTATTTGCATCGGTTGCCCCTTCATTGGTTTTAATGATCGGCCTGCTCGGCCTGTTGATGAAATTCAAGGATTCTGCTCGTGTAAAAAGGCTGACAATCGTTGTACGGCCGGTAATAGCTGTACTTCTCGGGGTCATGACCTATGATTTCTTTTTTTCCTCCTATGAAGGGATTGGCTTAACACAAACAATTCTGCTTGGAGGAATCAGTTTTGTCCTGATGGAAAAATTAAAAGTCCACCCAGCCTATGTAATTGCCGGTGCACTTGTATATGGAGCCCTTGTTTTGGCATAA
- a CDS encoding chromate transporter — MKQRDLFMVFFRVGILGYGGGPSSIPLVHKEVVDKYKWMDADEFGDILALGNALPGPIATKMAGYIGYRVGGVLGMLNALAATMVPTILLMIFLLTALNSYKDQPWVKGMAEAVVPVVAVMLAVLTWDFINKSGKSKLGWIWTIVALIVSLVLLQMMNVHPAILISVLLLGALFKKDSSPSEQKQGGGDQT; from the coding sequence TTGAAACAAAGAGATTTATTCATGGTTTTTTTTCGGGTGGGAATCCTCGGATACGGCGGCGGCCCATCCTCGATTCCGCTTGTACATAAGGAAGTTGTAGATAAGTATAAATGGATGGACGCTGATGAGTTCGGAGATATCCTTGCTCTGGGAAATGCGCTCCCTGGTCCGATTGCGACTAAAATGGCCGGCTATATAGGCTATCGAGTTGGCGGAGTCCTTGGCATGCTCAATGCCCTGGCCGCCACGATGGTTCCGACGATTCTCCTGATGATTTTTCTGCTTACCGCTCTGAACTCATACAAGGATCAGCCCTGGGTAAAGGGGATGGCCGAAGCGGTCGTTCCGGTTGTTGCAGTCATGCTTGCCGTCCTTACATGGGATTTCATCAATAAATCTGGAAAATCGAAGCTTGGCTGGATTTGGACCATAGTGGCGCTCATTGTCAGCCTCGTCCTGCTCCAAATGATGAATGTGCACCCTGCCATTTTAATTTCTGTCCTGCTTCTCGGTGCTTTGTTTAAAAAAGACTCTTCTCCATCCGAACAAAAACAAGGGGGAGGAGATCAAACATGA
- a CDS encoding methionine ABC transporter ATP-binding protein, with protein sequence MIEVKNLVKVYNTKKGSVTGVDDVSLKVENGEIYGIVGYSGAGKSSLLRCLNLLEQPTSGEIYIDGVELTSLSKGELRKARLKIGMIFQHFHLVSAKTVSENIAFALKAAGTPKARINERVLELLHMVGLSDKKDVYPAQLSGGQKQRVGIARALANNPSVLLCDEATSALDPSTTRSILSLLKKINRELGITIVLITHEMEVVKTICDRMAVMQDGKIIEEGNVYDVFANPQEPLTKDFVNSILQFELPDRLMKERKGKLIKIYFQGEIAEQGVIADVFQKFNVRGNILHGKIEYIQDTPLGIFIMEVSGETLEIDRAIDYIAARTRNLEVIGDAA encoded by the coding sequence ATGATTGAAGTGAAGAATCTGGTCAAGGTGTATAACACGAAAAAGGGATCGGTGACTGGTGTTGACGATGTTTCGTTAAAAGTAGAAAATGGCGAAATTTATGGGATTGTCGGATACAGCGGCGCAGGCAAAAGTTCCTTGTTGAGATGCCTCAATCTTCTGGAGCAGCCGACGTCGGGAGAAATTTATATAGATGGTGTCGAGCTTACATCCTTAAGCAAGGGGGAGCTAAGGAAGGCACGACTTAAAATCGGGATGATTTTTCAGCACTTCCATCTAGTTAGCGCAAAGACTGTCAGTGAGAACATCGCTTTTGCGCTTAAAGCTGCAGGTACTCCAAAAGCGAGAATAAATGAAAGAGTACTTGAGCTATTACATATGGTGGGTCTGTCGGACAAAAAAGATGTCTATCCGGCTCAGTTGTCTGGCGGTCAGAAGCAGCGTGTGGGCATAGCAAGGGCACTTGCGAACAACCCATCGGTTCTGTTATGCGACGAAGCAACATCCGCCCTGGACCCGAGCACCACTCGCTCTATATTATCTTTGCTGAAAAAGATTAATAGAGAGCTAGGAATCACTATTGTCCTGATCACTCATGAAATGGAAGTAGTCAAGACGATTTGTGACAGGATGGCCGTTATGCAGGACGGGAAAATCATTGAGGAAGGAAATGTCTATGATGTTTTTGCGAATCCACAAGAGCCGCTGACAAAGGATTTCGTTAACTCCATCCTTCAATTCGAACTGCCTGATAGGCTGATGAAGGAACGCAAAGGAAAACTGATCAAGATTTACTTTCAAGGTGAGATTGCTGAGCAGGGTGTGATTGCCGATGTGTTCCAAAAATTTAATGTCCGGGGAAATATCCTGCACGGAAAGATTGAGTATATACAGGATACTCCACTCGGAATCTTTATTATGGAAGTTTCGGGCGAAACGCTGGAAATCGATCGGGCCATTGACTATATT